In one window of Desulfuromonas sp. KJ2020 DNA:
- a CDS encoding NifU family protein: MREKVEEVLQLVRPALQADGGDVELVDVTDDGVVSVKLTGACGSCPMSTMTLKMGIEKTLKERIPEVKSVVQV, encoded by the coding sequence ATGCGTGAAAAAGTAGAAGAAGTCCTGCAACTGGTCCGTCCGGCCCTTCAGGCTGACGGTGGTGATGTCGAACTGGTTGACGTGACGGATGACGGAGTTGTCAGCGTCAAACTGACGGGAGCCTGCGGTTCCTGCCCCATGTCGACGATGACCCTGAAGATGGGGATCGAAAAGACCCTGAAAGAACGAATTCCCGAGGTGAAATCGGTAGTCCAGGTCTAA
- a CDS encoding tetrathionate reductase family octaheme c-type cytochrome yields MAQVDHTSFITGPITSGPEATQKCLECHEDQAMDFMKTSHWNWALEQEVHGKEVFRGKRDAINNFCTSVSANEIFCSGCHAGYGMEDVKTFDFTDKTKIDCLVCHDNTGTYKKAAGTGGMPASNLDLLNIAQNVGMPVRDNCGTCHFFGGGGDAVKHGDLDSSMSYPDRATDVHMDADGPDFQCQECHKTANHQITGNSLGVSPTGNSHFGCTQCHEAAPHAESRLNDHAEAVACQTCHIPYFAKNIATKMSWDWSTAGDDAKEHAADNKDKYGKHTYVKKKGTFEYGKMVQPEYAWYQDGAADAYLPGEKMDPSKVTKLAYPTSTIKDKEAKIYPFKVHRGQQIYDKNHKVFITAKVYGNGGYWKDFDWDKAAKLGMEENPIMIEKGLKYSGEYGFAPTEMYWRINHMVSPAEDALKCLDCHGDNGRMDWKALGYKGDPMSNKKWARK; encoded by the coding sequence ATGGCCCAGGTCGATCACACGTCCTTCATCACCGGCCCCATCACCAGCGGCCCCGAAGCAACTCAGAAATGCCTTGAGTGTCACGAAGACCAGGCCATGGACTTCATGAAGACCTCGCACTGGAACTGGGCTCTCGAGCAAGAGGTACATGGGAAGGAAGTCTTCCGCGGCAAGCGCGACGCCATCAACAACTTCTGCACGTCCGTCTCAGCCAACGAAATCTTCTGCTCCGGCTGTCACGCCGGTTACGGCATGGAAGATGTGAAAACTTTTGACTTCACCGACAAGACCAAGATTGACTGCCTGGTCTGCCACGACAACACCGGCACCTACAAGAAAGCAGCCGGCACCGGCGGTATGCCCGCCTCCAACCTGGACCTGCTCAATATCGCCCAGAATGTCGGCATGCCTGTCCGTGACAACTGCGGCACCTGCCACTTCTTCGGTGGCGGCGGCGACGCCGTTAAGCACGGTGACCTCGACTCCTCCATGTCTTACCCCGACCGTGCCACCGACGTGCACATGGACGCCGACGGCCCTGACTTCCAGTGCCAGGAGTGCCACAAGACCGCAAACCATCAGATCACCGGCAACTCCCTGGGTGTATCCCCCACTGGCAACAGCCATTTCGGCTGCACGCAGTGCCACGAAGCGGCACCCCACGCTGAAAGCCGTCTGAATGATCACGCCGAGGCCGTTGCCTGCCAGACTTGCCATATCCCCTACTTCGCCAAGAACATCGCCACCAAGATGAGCTGGGACTGGTCCACTGCCGGCGATGATGCCAAGGAGCACGCCGCCGACAACAAGGACAAGTACGGCAAGCACACCTACGTGAAGAAAAAGGGAACCTTCGAGTACGGCAAGATGGTACAGCCCGAATACGCCTGGTACCAGGATGGCGCCGCTGACGCTTACCTGCCCGGCGAGAAGATGGATCCTTCCAAGGTGACCAAACTGGCTTACCCGACCTCCACCATCAAGGACAAGGAAGCCAAGATCTATCCCTTCAAGGTTCACCGCGGCCAGCAGATTTACGACAAAAACCACAAAGTCTTCATCACCGCCAAAGTCTACGGCAACGGCGGTTACTGGAAAGACTTCGATTGGGATAAAGCGGCCAAACTCGGGATGGAAGAGAATCCCATCATGATTGAAAAGGGCCTCAAGTACAGCGGTGAGTACGGCTTCGCCCCCACCGAAATGTACTGGCGCATCAACCACATGGTTTCTCCGGCCGAAGACGCGCTCAAGTGCCTCGACTGCCACGGCGACAACGGTCGTATGGACTGGAAAGCCCTGGGCTACAAAGGGGATCCCATGAGCAACAAGAAGTGGGCACGCAAGTAA
- a CDS encoding ATP-binding protein has protein sequence MASRSGVQQEKLMKALVDIGQELTSTLELDELLDRLLRISREIFCYQNAIIRLVDFERGVLETVASYGYTAEAISQQIHLGQGVMGKAALQGKPVLVEDVRELPSYIPGISGARSELAAPMLVKDKVIGVFSVESHRPGAFTEEDIGPLMTVASFAAIAIDNARLYARLKEMSGRYQNLHQFNWRILQSVNLGIYTVDEHKSITSWNRRMEEMSGLSAEQAMGQDVFKLFPSLEEEGFGSRLRRVLRRGEPERLRLIHRNQAGQLRVQKRRLAPLKEGERTVGVVVIVEDITEFKRLLDQTIQSEKLAEIGRLTAGIAHEINNPLAVLSYAAQLLRREEGLSPFQREMVERVESEVERLAALTGSLLSFSSDRDTRLRQVDVNEVVQDVLRLMRHEMQRQMIRLDESYGELTLIQADPNKLKQVLINLVMNAVQAMEGVGTLTITTRMHGEDEVEILVQDTGPGIPPSVQERIFEPFFTTKKEGEGSGLGLYICRNILLEHKGRLAVASEPGQGTTFTVTLPSR, from the coding sequence ATGGCATCCAGAAGTGGCGTACAGCAGGAAAAGTTGATGAAAGCTCTGGTGGATATCGGGCAGGAACTGACCTCCACCCTGGAACTTGACGAGCTTCTCGATCGGCTGCTGCGCATTTCTCGTGAAATTTTCTGCTACCAGAACGCGATCATCCGGCTGGTTGATTTCGAGCGGGGTGTCCTCGAAACCGTGGCGTCCTACGGCTACACAGCAGAGGCCATCAGTCAGCAGATTCATCTCGGTCAGGGCGTCATGGGCAAGGCGGCCCTGCAGGGTAAGCCGGTGCTGGTTGAAGATGTCCGGGAGCTGCCATCGTATATCCCCGGCATCTCGGGGGCCCGGAGTGAACTGGCGGCGCCCATGCTGGTCAAGGACAAGGTCATCGGTGTTTTCAGCGTCGAGAGTCATCGTCCCGGGGCCTTCACCGAGGAGGATATTGGTCCCCTCATGACGGTGGCCAGCTTTGCGGCAATTGCCATCGACAACGCCCGGCTCTATGCTCGCCTGAAAGAAATGTCCGGCCGCTACCAGAACCTGCACCAGTTCAATTGGCGTATTCTCCAGAGCGTCAACCTTGGGATATACACTGTTGATGAGCACAAAAGCATCACCTCGTGGAACCGCCGGATGGAAGAGATGAGCGGCTTGTCGGCGGAGCAGGCTATGGGGCAGGATGTCTTCAAACTTTTTCCCTCCCTCGAAGAAGAAGGGTTCGGTTCGCGGCTTCGTCGCGTGCTGCGAAGAGGAGAGCCTGAGCGCTTACGCCTGATTCATCGTAACCAGGCTGGACAGCTGCGGGTTCAGAAGAGACGGCTGGCCCCCCTGAAGGAAGGTGAGCGTACCGTGGGGGTGGTGGTGATTGTCGAGGATATCACCGAGTTCAAACGCCTGCTCGACCAGACGATTCAGTCCGAAAAGCTGGCCGAAATCGGGCGACTCACGGCCGGTATCGCCCATGAAATCAACAATCCACTTGCGGTCCTGTCTTATGCAGCCCAGCTTCTTCGGCGAGAGGAGGGACTGTCGCCCTTTCAGCGGGAAATGGTGGAAAGAGTCGAGAGCGAAGTGGAACGGCTGGCCGCTCTCACCGGCAGCCTTCTCTCTTTTTCCAGCGACCGCGATACGCGCCTGCGGCAGGTGGACGTCAACGAAGTAGTGCAGGATGTCCTGCGTTTGATGCGCCACGAGATGCAGCGTCAGATGATCCGCCTGGACGAATCCTACGGTGAACTGACGCTGATTCAGGCGGACCCCAACAAGCTCAAACAGGTGCTGATCAACCTGGTCATGAATGCGGTGCAGGCCATGGAGGGCGTCGGGACTTTGACCATCACGACCCGGATGCACGGGGAGGATGAAGTGGAGATTCTTGTCCAGGATACAGGGCCCGGCATCCCCCCATCGGTGCAGGAACGCATCTTCGAGCCTTTTTTTACCACGAAGAAAGAGGGGGAAGGCTCCGGGCTCGGCCTTTACATCTGCCGCAATATTCTGCTGGAGCACAAAGGACGCCTGGCCGTTGCAAGCGAGCCGGGTCAGGGGACAACCTTTACCGTGACGCTTCCCTCTCGCTAG
- a CDS encoding NAD-dependent succinate-semialdehyde dehydrogenase, giving the protein MAMESINPATGELLETFEEWTAEKTAAVIDDVDAAWQQWRLTSFAERTRLMKAAAVVLRQNADEYARTMALEMGKPITEGKGEVEKCAWVCDYYADNAEKFLAPEKAESDGSRAYVAFRPIGTVLAVMPWNFPLWQVFRFAAPALMAGNTGVLKHSSNVPRSALAIEEVFVRAGFPANVFRTLMIGSSKVDAVIENDHIKAVTLTGSDIAGRKVAAKSGQMLKKTVMELGGSDPFIVLADADVEHAAAVASRARCINSGQSCIAAKRFIVVDEVYDSFLAKFKSAMGNLVVGDPLDPKTQVGPQAREDLMMELHGQVTASLEKGAKVALGGAPLKQPGYFYPPTILVDVKPGMPAYHEEFFGPVASVIRVKDAQEALRVANDTPFGLGGSVWTRDIAQGEAIAGQVEAGAVFVNGIVKSDPRLPFGGVKISGYGRELSHYGIKEFVNIQTIWIG; this is encoded by the coding sequence ATGGCGATGGAATCCATCAACCCGGCGACGGGTGAATTGCTGGAAACCTTTGAAGAATGGACTGCGGAGAAAACGGCCGCCGTGATCGATGACGTCGACGCCGCCTGGCAGCAATGGCGCCTGACGTCTTTTGCCGAGAGAACCCGCCTGATGAAAGCGGCTGCCGTCGTCTTGCGCCAGAATGCCGATGAATATGCCCGCACCATGGCTCTCGAAATGGGCAAGCCGATCACCGAGGGGAAGGGTGAGGTGGAAAAATGCGCCTGGGTCTGCGATTACTACGCCGACAATGCCGAAAAATTTCTGGCGCCGGAAAAAGCCGAAAGTGACGGCAGCAGGGCCTATGTTGCCTTCCGGCCGATCGGCACTGTGCTGGCCGTCATGCCCTGGAACTTTCCGCTCTGGCAGGTCTTCCGTTTTGCCGCCCCCGCGCTCATGGCTGGCAATACCGGTGTTCTGAAGCATTCTTCCAACGTGCCGCGCAGTGCCCTGGCCATTGAGGAGGTCTTTGTCAGGGCCGGCTTCCCTGCCAACGTGTTTCGCACCTTGATGATCGGTTCCTCCAAGGTGGATGCGGTTATCGAAAATGATCACATCAAGGCGGTTACGCTGACGGGGAGCGATATCGCCGGTCGCAAGGTGGCCGCTAAGTCTGGACAGATGCTCAAGAAGACCGTCATGGAGTTGGGCGGCAGCGATCCTTTTATTGTGCTGGCCGATGCCGATGTTGAGCACGCCGCCGCGGTGGCTTCACGGGCGCGCTGCATCAACTCGGGTCAGAGCTGCATCGCCGCCAAACGTTTTATTGTCGTTGACGAGGTCTACGATTCATTTCTGGCCAAGTTCAAGTCCGCGATGGGGAATCTGGTTGTCGGTGATCCTCTCGACCCCAAAACCCAGGTCGGTCCGCAGGCCCGCGAGGACCTGATGATGGAGCTTCATGGACAGGTGACTGCCTCGTTGGAAAAAGGCGCCAAGGTCGCCTTGGGTGGTGCTCCGCTGAAGCAGCCGGGATACTTTTATCCACCCACCATTCTGGTTGATGTTAAACCCGGGATGCCGGCTTACCATGAAGAATTTTTCGGTCCCGTGGCCTCCGTCATCCGGGTCAAGGATGCCCAGGAAGCCCTGCGGGTCGCCAATGATACGCCTTTTGGTCTTGGCGGATCGGTGTGGACTCGGGATATTGCCCAGGGCGAGGCCATCGCAGGGCAGGTGGAGGCCGGAGCCGTTTTTGTCAACGGGATTGTCAAGAGTGACCCGAGGCTGCCGTTCGGGGGGGTCAAGATTTCTGGGTACGGACGGGAACTCTCCCATTACGGTATCAAGGAGTTCGTGAACATCCAGACCATCTGGATTGGCTGA
- a CDS encoding TraB/GumN family protein → MSENAASDTTVIQVDGKEILLVGTAHISQESVETVRRVIEEQAPDTVCVELDSQRYQSLKDPNRWHSLNLIQVLKKGQGPFLLANLVLASFQKRMGLQTGVKPGAELAEAASLAEEKGLTVRLVDREIRTTLLRAWRKTGLWKKMQLVSTMLASLFDNQKLDEEELARLRQTDTLSAMLDEMATVLPSVKTILVDERDTYMAHHIRQAPGEKIVAVVGAAHLPGIIRHLKDDDTPAQDIKEISTIPAKSGFSKFVPWLIPLIVAGLFVVGFFFGDRERIAGAALAWVLANGLLASLGALLALGHPLTVLAAFVAAPITSLNPTIGAGFVTGLVQAFVAPPSVRDMEQASDDLATLRGWWSNRMTRVLLVFLFSSLGSAIGTVVAFRWLKDLL, encoded by the coding sequence ATGTCTGAAAACGCTGCCTCCGATACCACCGTCATCCAGGTGGACGGCAAGGAGATCCTTCTTGTCGGAACCGCCCATATCTCCCAGGAATCGGTTGAAACCGTCCGCCGGGTCATTGAAGAGCAAGCCCCCGATACTGTCTGCGTCGAACTCGATTCCCAACGCTATCAATCGCTTAAAGACCCCAACCGCTGGCATTCCTTGAATCTGATTCAGGTCCTGAAAAAAGGCCAGGGACCTTTTCTGCTGGCCAACCTGGTGCTGGCCTCCTTTCAGAAGCGCATGGGATTGCAAACCGGGGTCAAGCCTGGCGCCGAACTGGCCGAGGCGGCATCTTTGGCTGAAGAAAAGGGTTTGACGGTGCGCCTGGTGGATAGGGAAATCCGCACCACGCTGCTGCGCGCCTGGAGGAAAACAGGCTTATGGAAGAAAATGCAGTTGGTGAGCACGATGCTGGCCAGCCTCTTCGACAACCAGAAGCTGGATGAAGAGGAATTGGCCCGCCTGCGCCAGACCGATACCCTTTCGGCCATGCTCGATGAGATGGCCACCGTGCTCCCTTCGGTGAAGACCATTCTGGTCGACGAACGCGACACCTACATGGCTCACCACATCCGCCAGGCTCCCGGCGAAAAGATTGTCGCCGTGGTCGGAGCCGCCCACCTGCCCGGAATCATCCGCCATCTGAAGGACGACGATACGCCAGCCCAGGACATAAAGGAAATCTCCACCATTCCTGCCAAGTCAGGGTTCTCGAAATTCGTGCCCTGGCTCATTCCCCTCATTGTGGCGGGGCTGTTTGTCGTCGGCTTTTTTTTTGGTGACCGGGAAAGGATAGCGGGAGCCGCCCTGGCCTGGGTGCTGGCCAACGGCCTGCTGGCCTCTTTGGGCGCCTTGCTGGCGCTGGGGCATCCGCTGACGGTACTGGCGGCTTTCGTGGCCGCCCCTATCACTTCACTCAACCCCACCATCGGCGCCGGTTTCGTCACCGGTCTGGTACAGGCTTTTGTCGCGCCCCCGTCGGTTCGCGACATGGAACAGGCCAGCGACGACCTGGCCACTCTGCGAGGCTGGTGGAGCAATCGCATGACCCGTGTGTTGCTCGTTTTCCTCTTCTCTTCCCTGGGCTCGGCTATCGGAACGGTAGTGGCCTTTCGCTGGCTCAAGGACCTTCTCTAG
- a CDS encoding glycerophosphodiester phosphodiesterase family protein produces the protein MGGILFNFLVWAHRGASSQAPENTMAAFLAAEAAGASGIELDVHLSRDGVAVVIHDETLERTTNGQGPVSRRTYQEIRALDAGSWFGPAFRGEGVPSLEEVMAWAGGRLRLNIEIKAAEAGLAVLDLQERYPDVNVLLSSFNHRLLAKIHRMAPELALGYLVEVPLWHLALKRAVRHQAASFHPRVDRVSRAMVTACRRQGMDIVPWTVDDLEQLDALRRQGVQGVFTNDPQKIIQHLARGRRR, from the coding sequence ATGGGGGGCATCTTGTTTAACTTTCTCGTGTGGGCTCATAGGGGGGCTTCCAGCCAGGCTCCCGAGAATACCATGGCTGCTTTTCTGGCTGCTGAAGCAGCTGGCGCTTCCGGTATCGAACTGGATGTGCATCTGAGCCGGGACGGGGTGGCGGTGGTGATTCATGATGAAACCCTTGAGCGGACGACCAACGGCCAGGGGCCTGTGAGCCGCCGGACATATCAGGAGATCCGCGCTCTGGATGCTGGAAGCTGGTTCGGTCCTGCCTTTCGGGGGGAGGGGGTTCCCTCTCTTGAGGAAGTCATGGCCTGGGCTGGAGGGCGCCTGCGCCTCAATATTGAAATCAAGGCAGCGGAGGCCGGTCTGGCTGTTCTGGACCTGCAGGAGCGCTATCCCGATGTCAACGTATTGCTGTCTTCTTTTAACCACCGTCTATTGGCAAAGATTCACAGGATGGCTCCGGAACTGGCCCTTGGGTATCTGGTGGAGGTTCCTCTCTGGCACCTGGCCCTGAAGCGGGCCGTTCGCCACCAGGCCGCGAGTTTTCACCCACGTGTCGACCGCGTTTCGCGGGCCATGGTCACGGCCTGCAGACGCCAGGGGATGGATATTGTTCCCTGGACCGTCGATGACCTGGAGCAGCTCGATGCCCTGCGGCGGCAGGGTGTTCAAGGGGTCTTTACCAACGACCCCCAAAAAATCATCCAGCATTTGGCCAGGGGCAGGCGGCGCTAA
- a CDS encoding HAD family hydrolase, whose translation MFRAAQIHNIVFDLDGTLYTSEKIAREITVAAENLVAQTRGLTSAQGRNLLRSAKKRLAENLEEEPTLTRTCLELGIDVADLHRAFQQHVHPERYLENDPILFALLDSLRDQCDLYIYTNNNLPLTRKILALLGVEELFSRLYTIEFCGTPKPDANALQKVIADIGGTPDSFLFVGDRQAVDLKAPRALGSSVLLVRDTSDLLQIHKILGIIP comes from the coding sequence ATGTTTCGCGCCGCCCAAATCCATAATATCGTCTTTGATCTGGACGGAACGCTCTACACGAGTGAGAAAATAGCCCGGGAGATTACCGTTGCCGCTGAAAACCTGGTGGCGCAAACCAGGGGATTGACTTCGGCCCAGGGCCGCAACCTGCTGCGTTCCGCCAAAAAACGCCTGGCGGAAAATCTGGAGGAGGAACCGACGCTGACGAGGACCTGTCTGGAGTTGGGGATCGATGTCGCCGATCTGCATCGGGCTTTTCAGCAACATGTCCACCCCGAACGCTACCTGGAGAATGATCCTATCCTCTTTGCTCTGCTCGATTCCCTTCGCGACCAGTGCGACCTTTATATTTATACCAACAACAATCTGCCCTTGACTCGGAAGATCCTGGCCCTGTTGGGAGTGGAAGAACTCTTTTCCCGCCTTTACACCATCGAGTTCTGCGGAACCCCCAAGCCGGATGCCAATGCCCTGCAAAAGGTGATCGCCGATATTGGGGGCACTCCCGACAGTTTTCTTTTTGTTGGCGACCGACAGGCCGTCGACCTGAAAGCCCCTCGGGCCCTGGGCAGCAGCGTTCTATTGGTGCGGGACACTTCTGACCTTTTGCAGATTCATAAAATCCTCGGCATTATCCCCTGA
- a CDS encoding murein L,D-transpeptidase has protein sequence MSRIVCLIILVMLLAGPSWALEQGAGRELIRALILSQPPAFSGMEELRMTESVAAFYQARNAEPAWTDAVSVGRQAHEFLEIVRGAADEGLCPEDYHLFKLESLFRYEEDCRRHGLTPAAEWLARLDVLLSDAFLLYATHQIQGRLDPATLHNGWKASPRKAEVSKFLQYALTVDRIGPILADLAPVAPGYVQLRAALDELRRLNSTGAWGPFPSGPTLRPGDVHPQVRLLKQRLMAWGDLADFTEEDAFILDRDTVRALRRWQARQGLSADGVLGARTRAELGVPVAVRIRQIERNMERWRWLPKSLGERYVLVNIADFALQVVEEGVPVMTMPVIVGTAYRKTPVFSGRMTYLEFAPYWYVPPTILREDKLPLIKADPAWMERNHYEVIPLSKETVKQLEISEVDWKDIHADNFPGILRMKPGPWNPLGRVKFMFPNRYAVYLHDTPDRHLFTRSERSFSSGCIRIERPLDLAQYLLEGKGWNCDEIINLLQGDHPVRVNLPEAIPVHLLYFTAWVDHTGALHFRKDPYWRDLGLEDALQAR, from the coding sequence ATGTCCAGGATTGTTTGCCTGATCATTCTTGTTATGCTGCTCGCCGGTCCGTCCTGGGCGCTGGAGCAGGGGGCTGGCCGTGAGCTTATCCGCGCGTTGATTCTCTCGCAACCGCCGGCATTTTCGGGGATGGAGGAGCTTCGGATGACCGAATCCGTCGCTGCTTTTTACCAGGCGAGAAACGCAGAGCCAGCCTGGACGGATGCTGTGTCGGTCGGACGACAGGCTCACGAGTTTTTGGAGATTGTTCGGGGTGCCGCTGACGAAGGACTTTGCCCGGAAGATTACCATCTCTTCAAACTGGAAAGTCTTTTCCGTTACGAGGAAGACTGCCGGCGACATGGCCTGACCCCGGCGGCGGAGTGGCTGGCCCGGCTCGATGTCCTACTCTCCGATGCTTTCCTGCTCTATGCCACCCATCAGATCCAGGGACGTCTTGACCCGGCCACTCTCCACAACGGCTGGAAGGCGTCGCCGCGAAAAGCAGAGGTGAGCAAGTTCCTCCAATATGCTTTGACCGTGGACCGCATCGGACCCATTCTGGCTGACCTGGCTCCGGTGGCACCCGGTTATGTGCAGTTGCGGGCGGCCCTTGACGAATTACGCCGATTGAACTCCACGGGGGCATGGGGGCCTTTCCCCTCCGGACCCACCCTGCGCCCTGGCGACGTCCATCCCCAGGTTCGCCTGCTGAAACAACGCCTTATGGCCTGGGGTGATCTCGCGGACTTTACGGAAGAGGATGCCTTTATTCTTGATCGCGACACGGTCAGAGCCCTGCGCCGCTGGCAGGCTCGCCAGGGATTGTCGGCTGACGGCGTCCTGGGGGCGCGCACCCGGGCCGAACTCGGTGTCCCGGTCGCCGTGCGGATTCGGCAGATTGAGCGGAATATGGAGCGCTGGCGCTGGCTGCCAAAAAGTCTGGGCGAGCGTTATGTTCTTGTCAATATCGCCGATTTTGCTCTGCAGGTGGTTGAAGAGGGCGTTCCCGTCATGACCATGCCGGTGATTGTGGGAACCGCCTATCGCAAGACCCCGGTTTTTTCAGGACGGATGACCTACCTGGAGTTTGCGCCCTACTGGTATGTTCCCCCGACCATTCTGCGAGAAGACAAACTCCCGCTGATCAAGGCGGATCCCGCCTGGATGGAAAGAAATCACTACGAAGTCATTCCTCTGTCAAAGGAGACCGTCAAACAGTTGGAAATCAGCGAAGTGGACTGGAAGGATATTCATGCCGATAACTTCCCGGGGATTCTTCGCATGAAGCCCGGGCCCTGGAATCCCCTGGGGCGGGTGAAGTTCATGTTCCCCAACCGATATGCCGTCTACCTGCACGACACCCCGGACCGGCATCTCTTCACGCGGTCAGAGCGTTCCTTCAGTTCGGGGTGCATCCGTATTGAGCGGCCGCTGGATCTGGCTCAGTATCTGCTGGAGGGGAAGGGGTGGAATTGTGATGAAATTATCAATCTGCTCCAAGGGGATCATCCCGTGCGCGTCAATCTGCCCGAGGCGATTCCTGTCCATCTGCTCTATTTTACCGCCTGGGTCGACCACACCGGTGCACTTCATTTTCGCAAAGACCCCTATTGGCGCGACCTGGGGCTGGAAGATGCCCTACAAGCCAGATAG
- a CDS encoding class I SAM-dependent methyltransferase, which translates to MTRNDETTALETFLLQRIRQAGGIPFGEYMGQCLYHPQYGYYMAPRDRIGKGGDFFTSSSVHSIFGRLIAKQLHQMWRLLGEGAFAVVEQGAGEGHLCLDILDAIADDSPHFYEALTYQLVEISPDNRGRQKELLSRHLGRVDWCEFADLKNIRGCFLSNELVDAFPVRVFEKHNGILKEVYVVAGESGLGEELRPLEDSRIADYFRAVGIEPVEGNRFEVNLPAVEWMQAVAEVLEVGFVLTIDYGYPAGELYAPFRRNGTLMCYRHHQPSDNPYEAPGSQDITSHIDFTALQKFGSERGLVPLFFGPQYKFLMALGFVETLLEIQAKETDEKRARALRLTLKNLIVPEGGMGETFKVLIQGKGVGEPSLLCNRSLGDIPLPGAFA; encoded by the coding sequence ATGACGCGGAACGACGAGACGACGGCACTAGAAACCTTTCTTCTGCAGCGCATCAGGCAGGCAGGCGGCATCCCCTTTGGGGAATACATGGGCCAGTGTCTTTATCACCCCCAGTACGGCTATTACATGGCGCCTCGCGACCGTATCGGCAAGGGGGGGGATTTTTTTACCTCGTCCAGCGTGCATTCTATTTTCGGTCGTTTAATTGCCAAACAATTGCACCAGATGTGGCGTTTGCTTGGCGAAGGAGCCTTTGCCGTGGTCGAGCAGGGGGCTGGAGAAGGGCATCTGTGTCTGGACATCCTCGATGCCATCGCGGACGATTCTCCCCATTTTTATGAAGCGCTGACCTATCAACTGGTGGAGATCAGCCCGGATAACCGGGGTCGACAGAAAGAATTGCTGTCTCGACATCTTGGCCGTGTGGACTGGTGCGAGTTCGCTGACCTTAAAAATATCCGAGGCTGCTTTTTGTCCAACGAACTGGTTGATGCCTTTCCCGTTCGGGTGTTCGAGAAGCATAATGGGATTCTCAAGGAAGTCTATGTCGTCGCCGGCGAGAGCGGCTTGGGCGAAGAACTCCGTCCCCTGGAAGATTCGCGCATCGCCGATTACTTCCGGGCCGTGGGGATCGAACCGGTAGAAGGCAACCGCTTTGAGGTCAACCTCCCGGCGGTGGAATGGATGCAGGCTGTGGCCGAAGTGCTCGAGGTCGGCTTTGTGCTGACCATCGACTATGGCTACCCCGCCGGTGAGCTGTATGCCCCATTCCGGCGTAACGGCACCTTGATGTGCTACAGGCACCACCAGCCCAGCGATAACCCCTACGAGGCTCCGGGCAGCCAGGACATCACCTCCCATATCGATTTCACCGCTTTGCAGAAATTCGGGTCCGAACGTGGCCTTGTTCCGCTTTTCTTCGGCCCGCAGTACAAGTTTCTCATGGCGCTCGGGTTCGTGGAAACGCTGCTGGAGATACAGGCCAAGGAAACGGATGAAAAGCGCGCCCGAGCCTTGCGCCTCACCCTCAAGAATCTCATCGTTCCTGAGGGCGGTATGGGGGAAACCTTCAAGGTCCTTATCCAGGGGAAGGGGGTTGGCGAACCGTCTCTCTTGTGTAACCGCTCCCTTGGCGATATTCCCTTGCCCGGAGCCTTTGCTTGA